AAGCCTGTAAATTGACCTAAAGCCAAAATGCAAAAGTCAAGATAATAAGTTAAAATCAATAAAGTTTTTCCTTCATTTTCCTTGGCACGGGACAGAAGGAGATGAGTAATTAGTTTCTTTGGAATTTTTTGGTTAAATTTTATCTGAATAGTTTTCTTGCCGGTGGCATAGCCCATAGTTTCTAATTCTTGGCGGGATTTATCATCGAGAACGAATGCTAAACCGAAAGCTATGTGATTTTTGAAAGTGGAGAAACCAGCTAAGAGACCATGATACTTATAAAACGGCACTCCCCAGCTGATGGATTCTGAGGCATTGGGCACTGCGGATTTAATAACAGATCTAATTTCTCTCGAGATTGGCTGTGCTTCATCTGGAGTATTCTTGATGTATTCATCCACATTTTTTGCTTCATAATTTCTCATGTACCAATCCGATATTTGATTAATTATTAGCTCGAGAATATAATTATATTGTTTTTATATCAATGTAGATTTTCCTAAGGGAGGGAAAAATGAGAAAGTTCTCAATTGCTATTGTGGCGGCGCTCATGCTGTCGTTATTTGGCTTTTCAGGTCCGGAGAAGGCAAAGGCCGACACAGTGATTGCACCGCCGTGTAATTTTTCCTCACAGACGCTTCTTGGAAGCAATTATCTGGCTCAGACTTTTGTGCCTGGTGTGGATAATATTGATAATGTTGGAATTTTGGTCGGAAATTTCAGTGCTAGTTCGGTAAAATTTAATCTGATGCTGACTGGACCGAACGGACAAGTTCTTGCAACACGACCGACTTCGCTTTCCGGTAATTTCGCTTGGCCATATCGTTATATTGATCCTCAATTTTCGATTCCATCTACAAGGACTGGAACATATGTGATCTGGGTCTACCCATATACCGGATATGAAAATAATGAATTATATGTAAAAGGTTCTGCATTTAGTGATGAGAGCTGTTATCCGAACGGCGGAGCATATCAAAATATTTTTACCAATTTACACCGTGATTTTAGCTTCGTAGTTTTTGGGCACAATAATGATGCTTCAGCTCCCGAAGTAGTTGAAGCACCAGCAGACCAACAACCGCCTGTCGATAATCAGTCTCTGCCAGCTGCTGACCAGCCGTCTGGAACATCTTCTGATACAGCAACGACAAACGCAACAGAAAAGTCGAGCAATTCACCAAAAGATTTGACTGCCAAATGGGACGAAAACGCAAACGCGGTAAACTTGTCATGGAGTGTGTCGT
The nucleotide sequence above comes from Patescibacteria group bacterium. Encoded proteins:
- a CDS encoding DUF1801 domain-containing protein yields the protein MRNYEAKNVDEYIKNTPDEAQPISREIRSVIKSAVPNASESISWGVPFYKYHGLLAGFSTFKNHIAFGLAFVLDDKSRQELETMGYATGKKTIQIKFNQKIPKKLITHLLLSRAKENEGKTLLILTYYLDFCILALGQFTGFTKS